Within Gammaproteobacteria bacterium, the genomic segment GGCGGGCACGGCCAGCACCACCCGCGCCGCCTGCCCCCCCTCCACCTGGGCCACCGCCGTGGCACCCGCCGCGGCGCCCAAGGTGATGTCCAGGCGCGGCCGGCGGCCGCCGTGGCTGAGCTGGACAGTGAACAAGGCGTGGCCGCCGGCGAAACAGGGCGCCGCCCCCAGCGGCCGTATGCTGAGCCCGGCCAAATTGGTGTAGGTGTGCAGCACCGACACCAGGGCCACACCGGCCAGCAAAAATGCCAGCATGAAGGCCATGGAATTGTTGTAGTTGATGGCTCCCAGCAGCATCACCAACAACAGCACGGCGAATCCAAGGCCCTGCCTGGTGGGCAACACGAAAATGCGGTGGCGGTTGAGCACCGCGGGGTGGGCGGCGGTGGCGGTCTCGTGGCGCTGCAAAAAACGGGGGCGGGGCAAGCGCCGCAGGAATTTGGGCTGGCTCCAGGCCATGATGGCGCAGCGGGCCCGCGCTAGGGTATTCCCACCGCCAGCAGCTTGTCCGCCAGCGACTCCGGCGTGTGGCCCGCGGCGTGCGCGCCGCCGGCCAGGCGGTGGCCCGCCACCGCCGGCAGCACCGCCTGCACGTCTTCCGGCAGAGCGTGGCTGCGGCCGTGGAGCAAGGCCCAGGCCTGGGCCGCCCGGCGCAGGGCCAGGCCACCACGGGGCGAGAGGCCCACGGCAAAATGAGCGGACTGGCGGCTGTACTCGATGAGGGCCTGCAGATAATCCAGCAGGGCATCGGACACGTGGACCGTCGCCACCGCCCTTTGGATGGCAAGCAACTGGGCCGGGGTCAGGGCAGGACGGAGCGCGTCCAGCATCTCGCGCCGGTCCTGTCCTTTGAGCAGCTCCCGCTCGGCGGCGCGGCCGGGGTAGCCCATGGTGAGGCGCATGAGAAAACGGTCCAACTGCGACTCGGGCAGGGGGAAGGTGCCGATCTGCTGGATGGGATTCTGGGTGGCAATGACGAAAAAGGGCTGCGGCAGCGCGCGGGTCTCCCCCTCCACGGTAACCTGGCGTTCCTCCATGGCTTCCAGCAGGGCGCTCTGGCACTTGGGCGTGGCACGGTTGACTTCGTCGGCCAGAATCAACTGGGAAAACAAGGGCCCGGGATGAAACACGAAATGCTTGCTGTCGCGCTCGAATACCGAGGCGCCGATGATGTCCGAGGGCAGCAGGTCGCTGGTGAACTGGACCCGCTGATACTCCAGCCCCAGGATCCGGGCAAAAACCTGGGCCAAGGTGGTCTTGCCCACGCCGGGCACGTCTTCCACCAGCAAATGGCCCCGGGCCACCACGCAGGCCAGCGCCAGGCGCAGTTGCCGCTCCTTGCCCAGCACCACCTGCCGGGCCGCGGCCAGTACCCGGTCGGCGGTGGCCTGCACCAGTTTGGGGGCGCTGCCTGCCTGGTCAAGAACAAGTGAGGGATCGGCATTCATGGGACTGGCCTTCGCGGCTCCGTTGCTTATTGCCTTAGCGGCGCGGCCGGGGCGCGGCTTTACGGATGCAAGCGCCGGGCGGGCAGCACGAAGGGCGGCACCGCGGCCAGGCATCCCGCACAAGCCCGCACCTCACCCGGCCTGGCTCTCAGCCGCCAGATCAACCGCGCTGCGAAGATGTCCAAGACATTGTCGTGCCCGCCCGCAAGCCGGTGCTGCATGTGGGGCAGGGCGGACACCACGGTGTTGTCGCTTCGGGTGTCGTTCACAAAGACGCCGCGCGCGCTGTCCCCCCGCCCCCCACCGGCACGACGATACACCCGCGGCCTTCACACTGCCGCACCCTCTGCGCCTCATTACTTGCCCACCCGGCTATTTGACCGGCCGACGGCCCAGGGAGCGCTGCTCCGTGTCCCACCAAGCCGCATACACTGCATTGGGCCACAGGGACTGGAACCACTCCACTGCCGCGTCGATTTCCTCCTCGCTGAGTTTGTCTTTCCAGGCCGGCATTCCGCCCTGGCCCGGCGGGCTGCCGTTGCGGATGATGTCCTTGAGCTGGGTGCTGGCGTGATGCCAGGCGTGGCCGGAGCCATCGAGGGGCGGTGGCGGATACAAGCCCCCGGGTCCCCTGCGGCGCCAGTCGGGCGCCCCCTCCGCCTGTGCCCCATGGCAGCGGGCGCAGTGTTGGGCAAACACGGCCCGGCCCCGGGCGACGAGTTCCGGATCGTGCATGCGGACGATGCGCGCGCCGGTCTGGGTCTCCAAGGTGGGACCTTTGGGATGGAATTCCTCCGTATCACAACCGCCTGTCAAACCGGCGGCTGCGCATAAGACAACGACAAACACTCCGCGCACGACTCCCCCCCTGTTGTGCTTGACCAACCCGGCACCAGACCGAAGCCGGGAGGCATTCAGCGCCCCAGCCCCGGCGGCCGCCGCACAAAACCCACCGGCACGGTTTGCCCGAACGGCGCCACCACCAGCATGCCGTTCAGGCGCTCGGCGCTGACTTCGAGGGTGCCGCTGTAGGCAAAACCCAACAGGGAGTTGAAACCCTGCAAAGTCAGGATAGTGCCACTCATCGACGCCGTGCCCTCGCCCACCATGACGCCGAAATTATTAAAGTCCTGAAAAGTGTATTGCTGACCGTCAGTGCGATGAATCTGGATGTAACCTCCCGCCAGGCCGTACCAGGTGCCGGTCACGTCCAGGCCCGGCGGCGGCGTCACCCCGCCCTGTTCCTCGCACACCAGTTGCACCGTCGCCCGTTCGCCGGCGGCCACGCGCACCTGAATATCCTGGCACTGGTAGTTGGAGTCAATGCTGCTGACCCAGTAGCTGCCCGGCGCCACCGGGACACATTCACCGCTTTTCACGGTACCGGCGTCGTTGTCGCTCTCGTCATACAGCTCGAACAACACGCCCGTTTTGCCACTGGCCGGACGGGGGCACAGCTCCCCGGTGGACACCGCGGGCGGGGCGGAGCCGGACGGGGGCGCCACGGCGCCGGCCCGCAACTGCCAGGGGATGTTCCAGTCCCGGGCCAGTTCGGCAATGGCCGCCACCGACAAGGCGTCGCTCAGCTCACCGGAACGGTCGGAGGTGACCATGCCCACCCAGCCGCTGGCACTGATCAAGGGCGCGCCGGAGCTGCCGGGGCGCACCCCCAGGCGGTCCACCTGGATAACCCGGTTCAGCACCTTGTTCACCACCCCCGGCAGCACCGGCACGTACCAGCTCCCGCCCCGGCCCACGAACCACACTTCAGTGCCCCGGCCCACCGCCCCGGCCGCCCCCAGCACCTCCCGCTGCCAGTCCACGGCGGCGGGCCGCCTGAGCTTGATGACGGCCACGTCCAGATCGGGGTTGCGGGTACCCAGCAATTCGGCGGGAAACACCTTGCCCTGCTCCTGGAAAAACTGTACCGACACCCGCGGCGCCGGAGCGCCGGGCGCCGCCCCCCCGGCGCCACGCACCACATGATCGGCGGTGATGATGTAGAGATGGCGACGACGCTCCCCCACGATGAAACCGAAACCCCGGTCCTCCTCCGCGCCCCGCTGGACCGAAATGGCCACCACATTGGCACGCAGACGCTCGGCCACATCAGCGCCGGCCGCGGCGGCCACCCCCACCATCAGCGTCAAGCCGGCCAGAGCCGCCATCCCCGCCAGGGCGCGTCCCACCGCCGTCAGTCCCACAGCATTCTCCTTATGCCCCACAACATGGCCCACAAAAAGCCCGCCGCCCCCCAGAAGAATTTCAGCGGCTCCTGGTGATGGTAATAAGCCAGGTAGGTGGGGGCAATATTACGGCGATAACCCGCCGGCCCCAACAACACCTGATCTGCGCGGCCCTCGAAGAGCAGCTCGATCCCCCGCTGCCCCACGCTCAGGGAAACCAGCCGCCCCCGCGCCCCCGGCAACGACAGGCCCTCGCCCTCGCGCAGCGACAAAGTCTCGCCGCTATCGAGCAAACTCAGCGTCCCGCCGCGTACGCTGGAGACGAATTGGAACACACCGGGCTCGGTGCTCACCTCCCGGGCGAAGCTCAGGGCCGCCACGGGCAGGTGGTGGGCGCGCCAGGGTGCGGCCAGCGTGACGCTCAGCCGGGACGGCACCCGCCCCTCACCGGAAGTACTGAAGCGCAGCGTTTCGGGCACCATCAGCCGGCGGTTTCCCACATCCTCCCGATCTGCCTCAAGCGCCCCACCGGTGATGCCCGCTTTCAGCGCTACCGCGCCCCAGGCCTGCAAGCTGCCCGTGGCCGGGGCGCCGCGCACGGTCCAGAGCAAACCGGTCTCACCGGCTTCCAGGCCCAGTTCAGCGCCGGTGCCCACCCGCCATGCCTTCAGCGCCGCGTGTTCCGCCCTGAGCTCCGCCCAGGCGCTGCGGCCCGGTCCGCTGACCTCAGGCCCCAGGGCGCCGGGGTCCAGCCGCCCCCACGCCCCCAGCACCGCGGCGGCCCCTGCCGCCAGGGGAGCATCACCCCGCCACTGCCAGGGCCGGGACAGGGTGAGGGACAGCGCCTCCACCCGCAATTTGAGGGCGATATTGGTGTGAGGAACGCGCAGGGCCCATAAGGCGCCAGCACCGGCCAGACACAGCACGGCAAACAGCACCGCCCAGCCCCGCCGCGGCGAAGGCAGCCGGGCCAGCACCTTGGAATAATTGTCCAGCCGCTTGAGGGCCGCCGATTCATCGGCCTCACCCTGCTCGGCGAGACGCCGGGCCAGCGCTGTCAGTTCCTGCCGGTAGCGCCGCTGCAGGCGGCGGCGCAGGCGTGCCGCCCTCACGGTGGCGGCCTCAGTGCCACGAGCTGCAAGGTGGCCCACTGGTCACGGTTCTTCACCTTGGCGGCCACCTCCACCCGCAGCCGGCCGGACTCCCCCGGGGGCAGTTCCAGAACCACGGGCTGGCCGGCGCGGCGGTTCTTCGGCCCCGGGAGGTATTCCCCCGGCCGCCCGCGCGCGGGATAGACACGCCAGTAATAGCGTTCCACGTCCACCGCCGAGCGCACAATGAGGCGCAAAGCCCCCCCATCCCCCGGGGGCGCGCTCCGGCTGGTGACACGCACCGGCACGAACACTTTGGCGCCGCCCTCCTCGAACCAGCCCAGCACGCCGATGTCCCCCGGCCCGAGGCCGCTGGGCCGCAGCACACTGTCCACCGGCCAGTCCAGGCGGCCGCCCGGCGGCAACGCGGCGTCCATGCGGTAGTAAGTTCGGGGGGAAAGGGCCACGGTGCGCACCCGCAGCGCACCGCCATAGCCGGGCGCCGCCAGGCGCAGCCGCTCACCCGCCTTCAGGGTGAACTGCAAACGGCCCCGAAGGAAGGCCAACAGCTCAATCCCGGGCGCGGAGACAGGGGAGACGTAAAACCCCTCGCAGCGCCGCTCCCGCACCTGGTAACCAATGTGGCCGGCGATGGGCCGCAGGCTGGGATCGCAGGGGGGCGCGGCCTGGACCGCCGCGGCCAGCAGCCAGGCCGTCACCACCACCGCGCCCCCCGTTGCTTTGAATCCTGCCTCCATTCCCCCTCCCTGACGCGTCACGGGCCCCTGCAATCCGCCCGCGGCGCTGAAAACCCTCATGGGCCTTTTTTCAACAAACTGATTGGTCGCAATCG encodes:
- a CDS encoding DUF58 domain-containing protein is translated as MAWSQPKFLRRLPRPRFLQRHETATAAHPAVLNRHRIFVLPTRQGLGFAVLLLVMLLGAINYNNSMAFMLAFLLAGVALVSVLHTYTNLAGLSIRPLGAAPCFAGGHALFTVQLSHGGRRPRLDITLGAAAGATAVAQVEGGQAARVVLAVPA
- a CDS encoding MoxR family ATPase; its protein translation is MNADPSLVLDQAGSAPKLVQATADRVLAAARQVVLGKERQLRLALACVVARGHLLVEDVPGVGKTTLAQVFARILGLEYQRVQFTSDLLPSDIIGASVFERDSKHFVFHPGPLFSQLILADEVNRATPKCQSALLEAMEERQVTVEGETRALPQPFFVIATQNPIQQIGTFPLPESQLDRFLMRLTMGYPGRAAERELLKGQDRREMLDALRPALTPAQLLAIQRAVATVHVSDALLDYLQALIEYSRQSAHFAVGLSPRGGLALRRAAQAWALLHGRSHALPEDVQAVLPAVAGHRLAGGAHAAGHTPESLADKLLAVGIP
- a CDS encoding cytochrome c, with protein sequence MRGVFVVVLCAAAGLTGGCDTEEFHPKGPTLETQTGARIVRMHDPELVARGRAVFAQHCARCHGAQAEGAPDWRRRGPGGLYPPPPLDGSGHAWHHASTQLKDIIRNGSPPGQGGMPAWKDKLSEEEIDAAVEWFQSLWPNAVYAAWWDTEQRSLGRRPVK
- a CDS encoding serine protease, which codes for MGLTAVGRALAGMAALAGLTLMVGVAAAAGADVAERLRANVVAISVQRGAEEDRGFGFIVGERRRHLYIITADHVVRGAGGAAPGAPAPRVSVQFFQEQGKVFPAELLGTRNPDLDVAVIKLRRPAAVDWQREVLGAAGAVGRGTEVWFVGRGGSWYVPVLPGVVNKVLNRVIQVDRLGVRPGSSGAPLISASGWVGMVTSDRSGELSDALSVAAIAELARDWNIPWQLRAGAVAPPSGSAPPAVSTGELCPRPASGKTGVLFELYDESDNDAGTVKSGECVPVAPGSYWVSSIDSNYQCQDIQVRVAAGERATVQLVCEEQGGVTPPPGLDVTGTWYGLAGGYIQIHRTDGQQYTFQDFNNFGVMVGEGTASMSGTILTLQGFNSLLGFAYSGTLEVSAERLNGMLVVAPFGQTVPVGFVRRPPGLGR